The Magnolia sinica isolate HGM2019 chromosome 10, MsV1, whole genome shotgun sequence genome includes a window with the following:
- the LOC131257672 gene encoding peroxisome biogenesis protein 5, with amino-acid sequence MAMRDLVTGGAACAVPGAPSSSSNPLGTLANALIGSSTKTQERLNELPGTTLTGPDGSHDYRTEGPLTTLPGSETEHQQFQHPNAQNSEFLHSFRLHEGLADAWKEIHGPTIPPHVHGSESQVQFAEFEQLYNNGVRSQLQPTLDGPPQRVLSSFLHAFVGSSQGGIPFRPVALPALGLSEGDKQCIRDRSSVMARHFFADKSEDFINAQVNALLHSLDIDNDLRMKGHLPGRFPELEEYWTESQGASRSVATRVADRWVGEYNSMQGAHGNPESWADSFERQHGANGWASEFDQEQSQMASIGQMGGANVANIAAMEQTRMLAHTLAQNSDPKFQNSKFLQFVSKMSRGELIIDDNQVKPAVRSVDWVDEYAQQYNGPNSWADQFAREELSNRTDAWANEFANAHQHPEAVDDQWVNEFSKLNVQDWAEEFGQQVKEGALGESSADDWFNSYDKFVDEQVMIAKERDTSRSVYLFSDMNPYVGHPNPLKEGQELFRKGLLSEAVLALEAEVLKNPDNAEGWRLLGITHAENDDDQQAIASMMRAHEADPTNLEVLLALGVSHTNELERSAALKYLYSWLQHHSKYGALAPPEQPASLYHADVVTLFNEAAQMSPNDADVHIVLGVLYNLSREYDKAILSFQTALKLKPRDYSLWNKLGATQANSVQSSDAILAYQQALDLKPNYVRAWANMGISFANQGLYEESIRYYVRALTMNPKADNAWQYLRISLSCASRADMFGACESRNLDVLQKEFPL; translated from the exons atggcgaTGCGAGACCTCGTGACTGGAGGAGCTGCTTGTGCCGTACCAGGcgctccatcttcttcttcaaatCCCCTTGGCACCCTCGCAAACGCCCTAATCGGCTCCTCTACCAAGACCCAG GAAAGATTGAATGAACTTCCTGGAACGACGCTTACGGGTCCTGATGGTTCTCATGACTATAGGACTGAAGGTCCTTTGACAACACTTCCGGGATCTGAGACCGAGCATCAACAGTTTCAGCATCCAAATGCCCAAAACTCAGAATTCCTCCACAGCTTCAGACTTCATGAAGGTCTTGCAGATGCTTGGAAAGAGATTCATGGCCCCACAATCCCTCCCCATGTTCATGGCAGTGAGAGTCAAGTACAGTTTGCTGAGTTTGAGCAGCTCTACAACAATGGTGTTAGGTCTCAACTTCAACCCACTTTGGATG GGCCACCACAGAGAGTTCTGTCTAGTTTCTTGCATGCCTTTGTTGGCAGTAGCCAAGGTGGTATTCCATTTCGACCAGTGGCGCTTCCAGCTTTGGGATTGTCTGAAGGTGACAAACAATGTATACGTGATCGTAGCAGCGTCATGGCACGCCACTTTTTTGCAGATAAGAGTGAAGATTTTATCAATGCACAG GTAAATGCATTGCTGCATTCCTTGGATATTGATAATGATCTTCGGATGAAAGGGCATCTACCTGGAAGATTCCCAGAGTTGGAAGAATATTGGACTGAGTCCCAAGGTGCTTCAAGATCTGTGGCTACTCGTGTTGCAGATAGATGGGTTGGTGAATATAATAGCATGCAGGGAGCACATGGCAACCCTGAGTCCTGGGCTGACTCATTTGAACGACAACATGGTGCTAATGGTTGGGCATCTGAATTTGACCAG GAACAATCTCAGATGGCATCAATTGGTCAAATGGGAGGTGCAAATGTTGCCAACATTGCAGCAATGGAACAGACTCGGATGCTCGCGCATACGTTAGCTCAGAATAGTGACCCCAAATTTCAG AACTCCAAGTTCCTTCAATTCGTCTCAAAGATGAGTCGCGGCGAGCTTATTATAGATGATAATCAAGTCAAACCAGCAGTTCGCTCTGTTGATTGGGTTGATGAATATGCCCAGCAGTACAATGGGCCAAATTCTTGGGCTGACCAGTTTGCACGTGAAGAG CTTTCAAATAGAACCGATGCATGGGCGAATGAGTTTGCTAATGCGCACCAACATCCTGAAGCCGTTGATGACCAGTGGGTCAATGAGTTCTCCAAGTTGAATGTTCAGGACTGGGCGGAAGAATTTGGGCAGCAGGTCAAAGAAGGTGCATTGGGGGAGAGTTCAGCTGATGATTGGTTTAACTCATATGATAA GTTCGTAGATGAGCAAGTAATGATTGCGAAGGAACGGGATACTTCAAGATCGGTCTATCTCTTTTCTGATATGAACCCTTATGTTGGTCATCCGAATCCATTGAAAGAAGGCCAGGAACTCTTTCGTAAAGGGCTTCTAAGTGAAGCTGTGCTGGCTTTAGAGGCTGAGGTACTGAAGAATCCAGACAATGCTGAAGGTTGGAGGTTGCTTGGAATAACACATGcagaaaatgatgatgatcaaCAG GCTATTGCATCAATGATGCGGGCACACGAAGCAGACCCAACAAACCTGGAAGTGCTTCTTGCTCTTGGTGTGAGTCACACTAATG AGTTGGAGCGATCAGCAGCATTGAAGTATCTTTATAGCTGGCTTCAGCATCACTCAAAGTATGGGGCACTTGCACCGCCAGAGCAGCCTGCTTCTCTATATCATGCTGAT GTCGTTACATTATTCAATGAAGCTGCTCAAATGTCACCTAATGATGCTGATGTGCATATAGTACTTGGCGTCCTGTACAACTTATCTAGAGAATACGATAAAGCTATTCTATCCTTCCAAACAGCACTGAAGCTCAAGCCACGTGATTATTCTCTCTGGAATAAACTCGGAGCAACACAAGCAAACAGTGTTCAGAGTTCAGATGCAATATTGGCATATCAACAG GCGCTAGATTTGAAACCCAATTACGTCCGTGCATGGGCAAATATGGGTATTAGTTTCGCCAACCAG